From Microtus pennsylvanicus isolate mMicPen1 chromosome 10, mMicPen1.hap1, whole genome shotgun sequence, one genomic window encodes:
- the Grem2 gene encoding gremlin-2, whose protein sequence is MFWKLSLTLLLVAVLVKVAEARKNRPAGAIPSPYKDGSSNNSERWHHQIKEVLASSQEALVVTERKYLKSDWCKTQPLRQTVSEEGCRSRTILNRFCYGQCNSFYIPRHVKKEEDSFQSCAFCKPQRVTSVIVELECPGLDPPFRIKKIQKVKHCRCMSVNLSDSDKQ, encoded by the coding sequence ATGTTCTGGAAGCTCTCGCTGACCTTGCTCCTCGTGGCTGTGCTGGTAAAGGTTGCTGAAGCCCGGAAGAACCGGCCTGCGGGCGCCATCCCTTCACCGTACAAGGATGGCAGCAGCAACAACTCGGAGAGATGGCATCACCAGATCAAGGAGGTGCTGGCCTCCAGCCAGGAGGCCCTCGTGGTCACTGAGCGCAAGTACCTTAAGAGTGACTGGTGCAAGACGCAGCCACTGCGGCAGACCGTGAGCGAGGAGGGCTGCCGCAGCCGCACCATCCTCAACCGCTTCTGCTATGGCCAGTGCAACTCCTTCTACATCCCGCGGCAcgtgaagaaggaggaggactccTTCCAGTCCTGCGCCTTCTGCAAGCCCCAGCGCGTCACCTCCGTCATCGTGGAGCTCGAATGCCCCGGGCTTGACCCACCTTTCCGAATCAAAAAAATCCAGAAGGTGAAGCATTGCCGGTGTATGTCCGTGAACCTGAGTGACTCTGACAAGCAGTGA